The Dromaius novaehollandiae isolate bDroNov1 chromosome 32, bDroNov1.hap1, whole genome shotgun sequence genome includes a window with the following:
- the COPS6 gene encoding COP9 signalosome complex subunit 6 — translation MAAAAAGASSSAAGSNGAGGMEVDAAAAPSVMAAGVTGSVSVALHPLVILNISDHWIRMRSQEGRPGQVIGALIGRQEGRNIEVMNSFELLSHAVDGHVLIDKEYYYTKEEQFKQVFKELEFLGWYTTGGPPDPSDIHVHKQVCEIIESPLFLKLNPMTKHTDLPVSVFESVIDIINGEATMLFAELTYTLATEEAERIGVDHVARMTATGSGENSTVAEHLIAQHSAIKMLHSRVKLILEYVRASEAGEVPFNHEILREAYALCHCLPVLSTDKFKTDFYDQCNDVGLMAYLGTITKTCNTMNQFVNKFNILYDRQGIGRRMRGLFF, via the exons atggcggcggcggcggccggcgcctcTTCCTCCGCGGCGGGGAGCAACGGGGCCGGCGGGATGGAGGTGGACGCGGCAG ccgcCCCCTCGGTGATGGCCGCGGGGGTGACGGGCAGCGTCTCGGTGGCCCTGCACCCCCTCGTCATCCTCAACATCTCCGACCACTGGATCCGCATGCGCTCCCAGGAGGGGCGTCCCGGGCAAG tgatcGGGGCCCTCATCGGGCGCCAGGAGGGCCGCAACATCGAGGTGATGAACTCCTTCGAGCTGCTCTCGCACGCCGTGGACGGCCATGTCCTCATCGACAAGGAGTACTACTACACCAAGGAGGAGCAGT TCAAGCAGGTCTTCAAGGAGCTGGAGTTCCTGGGCTGGTACACGACCGGgggcccccccgacccctccGACATCCACGTGCACAAGCAG gtGTGTGAGATCATCGAGAGCCCCCTCTTCCTCAAGCTGAACCCCATGACGAAGCACACGGAC ctGCCTGTCAGCGTTTTTGAGTCCGTGATTGACATCATCAACGGGGAG gccaCGATGCTGTTTGCGGAGCTGACCTACACGCTGGCCACGGAGGAGGCCGAGCGCATCGGCGTCGACCACGTGGCCCGAATGACGGCCACCGGCAGCGGGGAGAACTCCACAG tgGCCGAGCACCTCATCGCCCAGCACAGCGCCATCAAGATGCTGCACAGCCGGGTCAAGCTCATCCTGGAGTACGTGCGCGCCTCCGAGGCCG GCGAGGTGCCCTTCAACCACGAGATCCTGCGCGAGGCCTACGCCCTGTGCCACTGCCTGCCCGTCCTCAGCACCGACAAGTTCAAGACGGACTTCTACGAC caatgcAACGACGTGGGGCTCATGGCCTACCTGGGCACCATCACCAAGACCTGCAACACCATGAACCAGTTCGTCAACAAGTTCAACATCCTCTACGACCGCCAAGGCATCGGGCGCCGCATGCGGGGGCTCTTCTtctag